From bacterium, one genomic window encodes:
- a CDS encoding GNAT family N-acetyltransferase — protein MRYTILTEYLYLRFLEAYRQFYFEVYKKLPSEEYWKNFIMFVSQNMHNDNYLFLLAVEGKKVRGFCIVAPVINFEEIPTAIVEPLYVFPKWRNQGIGKNLIAIIKGWLKKKGYKKVITTEEFNKNTFKRKQKLLGLKPVRVILEKELE, from the coding sequence ATGAGATACACAATATTAACAGAATATTTGTATTTAAGGTTTTTAGAAGCATACAGGCAGTTTTATTTTGAAGTTTATAAAAAATTACCAAGTGAGGAGTATTGGAAGAATTTTATTATGTTTGTTAGTCAAAATATGCATAATGATAATTATTTATTTCTTCTTGCAGTAGAGGGAAAGAAAGTAAGAGGGTTTTGTATAGTAGCACCAGTTATAAATTTTGAAGAAATACCGACAGCAATAGTTGAGCCGTTATATGTATTTCCGAAATGGAGAAATCAAGGAATAGGTAAAAATTTGATAGCAATAATTAAAGGTTGGTTGAAGAAAAAAGGGTATAAGAAAGTTATTACAACAGAAGAATTTAATAAAAATACATTTAAGAGAAAGCAAAAACTTTTAGGTTTAAAACCTGTAAGAGTTATTTTAGAAAAAGAACTGGAATAA